The following are from one region of the Variovorax sp. V213 genome:
- the treS gene encoding maltose alpha-D-glucosyltransferase codes for MNAPVSHIALETVEIDISDDPLWYRDAVIYQLNVKAFFDSNNDGMGDFKGVTAKLDYVKELGVNTIWLMPFYPSPLRDDGYDIAAYEDVNPQYGTLDDFREMLDAAHERGLRVITELVINHTSSDHPWFQAARRAPPGSPERDFYVWSDTDQIYQGTRIIFTDTETSNWAWDPVAKAYYWHRFFSHQPDLNFDNPAVLEAIFKVMRFWLDMGVDGFRLDAIPYLVERDGTSNENLPETHAVIKKVRAAIDAQYKNRFLLAEANMWPEDVREYFGDGDECHMAYHFPLMPRMYMAIAQEDRHPIVEIMQQTPDIPEGCQWAIFLRNHDELTLEMVTSKERDYMYTMYAADMRARINLGIRRRLAPLMENDLDRVKLMNGMLLSMPGSPIIYYGDEIGMGDNVFVGDRNGVRTPMQWSPDRNAGFSRADPQRLYLQPIMDPMFGYEALNVEAQARDSSSLLNWTKRMLAVRKTSHAFGRGKRRFLKPGNRKILAYLSEYGDDIILTVFNLSRAAQPVELDLSAFKGRVPIEMLGRAPFPPIGELPYLLTLASYGFYWFRLTSDAEMPSWHQEGVALQEWPTLVLFDGWTSFFRDRVMPWRIGMSERMRNQFELETLPRHIEIQRWYASKGTTIERARLADHVIWEVGPLSWMLPLLELDGPPGGATYFMPLALAWEERDEERMAGVAQAALAKVRQQAQVGLMGDAFYDEAFCRALLQAIRSGMELETANGRLRFRATAAFAAIDPDIANLPVGRPSGVSSNTVVTVDETLFLKGYRHLREGLNPELEMGRFLTEVAGYPHCVPVLGALEYTGNDGRTMTLAMVQSYVSNQGDGWDHTLGYLERFLRDFATTNGALPDPIAVHGGFLALMATLGRRTAELHQALAMRTGAAAFDPEPLHADDIVRYAAQARADTTATLALLRERMDQLPAAAQPDAEALLAMEDALQACVDARKPQAQGSIKSRYHGDFHLGQVLLRDNDFVIIDFEGEPARGFDERRAKGSPLRDVAGMLRSFNYARWSALRRVAQSAEEAAHLAPPAAAWEQAARQAFMDGYTEASGAEGGAARIDTELLALFELEKALYELRYELNNRADWAQVPLNGVLAILQGDRPG; via the coding sequence ATGAACGCTCCTGTTTCCCACATTGCGCTTGAAACGGTCGAGATCGACATCAGCGACGATCCGCTGTGGTACCGCGACGCGGTGATCTACCAGCTCAACGTCAAGGCGTTCTTCGATTCGAACAACGACGGCATGGGTGACTTCAAGGGCGTGACGGCCAAGCTCGACTACGTGAAGGAACTGGGCGTCAACACCATCTGGCTGATGCCGTTCTATCCCTCGCCGCTGCGCGACGACGGCTACGACATCGCGGCCTATGAAGACGTGAACCCGCAGTACGGCACGCTCGATGACTTTCGCGAGATGCTCGACGCCGCGCATGAGCGCGGGCTGCGCGTGATCACCGAGCTGGTCATCAACCACACCTCGAGCGACCACCCGTGGTTCCAGGCCGCGCGCCGCGCGCCGCCCGGATCGCCCGAGCGCGACTTCTACGTGTGGAGCGACACCGACCAGATCTACCAGGGCACGCGCATCATCTTCACCGACACGGAGACCTCGAACTGGGCCTGGGATCCGGTGGCCAAGGCCTACTACTGGCACCGCTTCTTCAGCCACCAGCCGGACCTGAACTTCGACAACCCCGCCGTGCTGGAGGCCATCTTCAAGGTGATGCGCTTCTGGCTCGACATGGGGGTGGACGGCTTCCGCCTGGACGCCATTCCCTACCTGGTGGAGCGCGACGGCACCAGCAACGAGAACCTGCCCGAGACCCACGCGGTGATCAAGAAGGTGCGCGCCGCCATCGACGCGCAGTACAAGAACCGCTTCCTGCTGGCCGAAGCCAACATGTGGCCGGAGGACGTGCGCGAATACTTCGGCGACGGCGACGAGTGCCACATGGCGTATCACTTTCCGTTGATGCCGCGCATGTACATGGCCATTGCGCAGGAAGACCGGCACCCCATCGTCGAGATCATGCAGCAGACGCCGGACATTCCCGAGGGCTGCCAGTGGGCGATCTTCCTGCGCAACCACGACGAGCTCACGCTCGAGATGGTGACCAGCAAGGAGCGCGACTACATGTACACCATGTATGCCGCCGACATGCGCGCGCGCATCAACCTGGGCATTCGCCGGCGCCTGGCGCCGCTGATGGAAAACGACCTCGACCGCGTGAAGCTCATGAACGGCATGCTGCTGTCGATGCCCGGCTCGCCCATCATCTACTACGGCGACGAGATCGGCATGGGCGACAACGTGTTCGTGGGCGACCGCAACGGCGTGCGCACGCCGATGCAGTGGAGCCCCGACCGCAACGCCGGCTTCTCGCGCGCCGACCCACAGCGCCTGTACCTGCAGCCCATCATGGACCCGATGTTCGGCTACGAGGCGCTCAATGTGGAGGCGCAGGCGCGCGACAGCAGCTCGCTGCTCAACTGGACCAAGCGCATGCTGGCCGTGCGCAAGACCAGCCATGCCTTCGGCCGCGGCAAGCGGCGCTTCCTGAAGCCGGGCAATCGCAAGATTCTGGCCTACCTGAGCGAATATGGCGACGACATCATCCTGACGGTGTTCAACCTCTCGCGCGCCGCGCAGCCGGTGGAGCTCGATCTTTCGGCCTTCAAGGGCCGCGTGCCCATCGAGATGCTGGGCCGCGCGCCGTTTCCGCCCATCGGCGAACTGCCGTACCTGCTCACGCTGGCCTCGTACGGCTTCTACTGGTTCCGGCTCACGTCCGACGCCGAAATGCCCAGCTGGCACCAGGAGGGCGTGGCGCTCCAGGAATGGCCCACGCTGGTGCTGTTCGACGGCTGGACCAGCTTCTTCCGCGACCGCGTGATGCCGTGGCGCATCGGCATGTCGGAGCGCATGCGCAACCAGTTCGAGCTGGAGACGCTGCCGCGCCACATCGAGATCCAGCGCTGGTATGCATCCAAGGGCACCACCATCGAACGTGCGCGGCTGGCCGACCACGTCATCTGGGAAGTGGGGCCGCTGAGCTGGATGCTGCCCCTGCTCGAACTCGACGGGCCGCCCGGCGGGGCCACCTATTTCATGCCGCTGGCGCTGGCCTGGGAAGAGCGCGACGAAGAGCGCATGGCTGGCGTTGCGCAGGCGGCGCTCGCCAAGGTGCGGCAGCAGGCGCAGGTGGGGCTGATGGGCGACGCGTTCTACGACGAGGCCTTCTGCCGCGCGCTGTTGCAGGCGATCCGCAGCGGCATGGAACTGGAAACCGCGAACGGGCGGCTGCGCTTCCGCGCGACGGCCGCCTTTGCCGCGATCGACCCCGACATCGCCAACCTGCCGGTCGGCCGGCCGAGCGGCGTGAGCAGCAACACCGTGGTCACGGTGGACGAGACCCTGTTCCTCAAGGGCTACCGGCACTTGCGCGAAGGCCTCAACCCCGAACTGGAGATGGGCCGTTTCCTGACCGAGGTGGCAGGGTATCCGCACTGCGTGCCGGTGCTGGGCGCGCTCGAATACACCGGCAACGACGGCCGCACCATGACGCTGGCGATGGTGCAGTCGTACGTGTCGAACCAGGGCGACGGCTGGGACCACACGCTGGGCTACCTGGAACGCTTCCTGCGCGACTTCGCCACCACCAACGGCGCGCTGCCGGATCCGATCGCGGTGCACGGCGGCTTCCTGGCGCTCATGGCCACGCTGGGCCGGCGCACCGCCGAGCTGCACCAGGCGCTGGCGATGCGCACCGGTGCGGCGGCGTTCGATCCGGAGCCACTGCACGCCGACGACATCGTGCGCTATGCGGCCCAGGCCCGCGCCGACACCACGGCCACGCTGGCGCTGCTGCGCGAAAGGATGGACCAGCTGCCCGCGGCGGCGCAACCCGATGCAGAGGCCCTGCTTGCCATGGAAGACGCGCTGCAGGCCTGCGTCGATGCGCGCAAGCCGCAGGCGCAGGGCAGCATCAAGAGCCGTTACCACGGCGATTTCCACCTGGGCCAGGTGCTGCTGCGCGACAACGATTTTGTGATCATCGATTTCGAGGGCGAACCGGCCCGCGGTTTCGACGAACGCCGGGCCAAGGGCTCGCCGCTGCGCGACGTGGCCGGCATGCTGCGCTCGTTCAACTACGCGCGCTGGTCGGCCCTCAGGCGCGTGGCGCAAAGCGCCGAGGAGGCCGCTCACCTGGCACCGCCGGCCGCTGCCTGGGAGCAGGCCGCGCGCCAGGCCTTCATGGACGGCTACACGGAAGCGTCTGGCGCGGAGGGCGGCGCGGCGCGCATCGATACCGAACTGCTTGCGCTGTTCGAGCTCGAGAAGGCGCTGTACGAGCTTCGCTACGAGCTCAACAACCGCGCCGACTGGGCACAGGTGCCGTTGAACGGCGTGCTCGCGATTCTGCAAGGGGACCGGCCCGGTTGA
- the glgX gene encoding glycogen debranching protein GlgX, with amino-acid sequence MTRSQRNSITAVWPGRPYPRGANWDGEGVNFALFSQHAQGVDLCLFDEKGRHELQRIPIRERTDGVWHCYLPEARPGQAYGYRVHGPYKPEEGHRFNPHKLLVDPYAKDLVGELRWGDALYGYTVGSKREDLSFDRRDSAPLVPKGRVLEPAFTWGDDHRPSVPWQDMVIYELHVRGFTMRHPEVPPELRGTYGGLCCAPVVDYLKRLGVTTIELLPVHSFLNDRHLAEKGLQNYWGYNSLAYFAPETRYSASGKVKEFKTMVKTLHSAGIEVILDVVYNHTCEGNQLGPTLSMRGVDNASYYIVNAERRRYYDDFTGCGNTVNLEHPHALQLVMDSLRYWAEEMHVDGFRFDLASALAREAGKVENLGGFFDAIRQDPTLNRVKLIAEPWDLGHGGYQVGNFPLGWAEWNDRYRDGMRGFWKGDAGVIGEVGKRISGSEDLYGWSGKRPNASINFITAHDGFTLNDLVSYNEKHNEANGEDNRDGSSHNISWNCGTEGPASDPEIAGLRERQKRNLLATLLLSQGVPMLLAGDERGHTQGGNNNAYCQDNDISWIDWTPTPERQALITFVERTIALRRAHPSFRRRSFFAGKPSEAESVTDVVWLKPDGAEMRPEDWSDTNARCIAMYMSGGGIADRGPRGESQHDDDFLVLFNAHHDEISFTLPAARYGAWRLLLDTASGTPPPATEDVAALAPAWSEPAYPLQCRSLVVLSRPDVRP; translated from the coding sequence ATGACACGCAGCCAACGCAACTCGATCACGGCCGTCTGGCCGGGGCGCCCCTATCCGCGCGGCGCAAACTGGGATGGGGAGGGCGTGAACTTCGCGCTTTTTTCGCAGCACGCGCAGGGAGTGGACCTGTGCCTCTTCGACGAGAAGGGCCGCCATGAACTCCAGCGCATCCCGATCCGGGAGCGCACCGACGGCGTATGGCACTGCTACCTGCCCGAGGCACGGCCCGGGCAGGCCTACGGCTACCGCGTACACGGCCCCTACAAGCCGGAGGAGGGCCACCGCTTCAATCCGCACAAGCTGCTGGTCGACCCTTACGCCAAAGACTTGGTGGGCGAACTGCGCTGGGGCGACGCGCTCTACGGCTACACCGTGGGCAGCAAGCGCGAAGACCTGTCGTTCGACCGCCGCGACAGTGCGCCGCTGGTGCCCAAGGGCCGCGTGCTGGAGCCCGCCTTCACCTGGGGCGACGACCACCGGCCGTCGGTGCCCTGGCAGGACATGGTGATCTACGAGCTGCACGTGCGCGGCTTCACCATGCGCCACCCCGAGGTGCCGCCCGAGCTGCGCGGCACCTACGGCGGCCTGTGCTGCGCGCCGGTGGTCGACTACCTGAAGCGCCTGGGCGTCACCACCATCGAACTGCTTCCGGTGCACAGCTTCCTGAACGACCGGCACCTGGCCGAGAAGGGCCTGCAGAACTACTGGGGCTACAACTCGCTGGCCTACTTCGCCCCCGAGACGCGCTACAGCGCCTCGGGCAAGGTGAAGGAATTCAAGACCATGGTGAAGACGCTGCACTCGGCGGGCATCGAGGTGATCCTCGACGTGGTCTACAACCACACCTGCGAAGGCAACCAGCTCGGGCCCACGCTGTCGATGCGCGGCGTGGACAACGCCTCCTACTACATCGTCAATGCCGAGCGCCGCCGCTACTACGACGACTTCACGGGTTGCGGCAACACTGTCAATCTCGAGCATCCGCATGCGCTGCAGCTGGTGATGGATTCGCTGCGCTACTGGGCCGAGGAAATGCACGTCGACGGATTCCGCTTCGACCTGGCCTCGGCACTGGCGCGCGAAGCCGGCAAGGTCGAGAACCTGGGCGGCTTCTTCGATGCCATTCGCCAGGACCCGACGCTCAACCGCGTCAAGCTCATCGCCGAGCCCTGGGACCTGGGCCACGGCGGCTACCAGGTGGGCAACTTCCCGCTCGGATGGGCCGAGTGGAACGACCGCTACCGCGATGGCATGCGCGGCTTCTGGAAGGGCGATGCGGGCGTGATCGGCGAGGTCGGCAAGCGGATCTCCGGCTCCGAAGACCTGTACGGCTGGTCGGGCAAGCGGCCCAACGCGAGCATCAATTTCATCACCGCGCACGATGGCTTCACGCTCAACGACCTGGTCTCCTACAACGAGAAGCACAACGAAGCCAACGGCGAAGACAACCGCGATGGAAGCAGCCACAACATCTCGTGGAACTGCGGCACGGAAGGGCCGGCATCGGACCCCGAGATCGCGGGATTGCGCGAACGCCAGAAGCGCAACCTGCTGGCCACGCTGCTGCTGTCGCAGGGCGTGCCGATGCTGCTGGCGGGCGACGAACGCGGCCATACGCAGGGCGGCAACAACAACGCCTATTGCCAGGACAACGACATCAGCTGGATCGACTGGACGCCCACACCGGAGCGCCAGGCGCTGATCACCTTCGTGGAGCGCACCATCGCGCTGCGGCGCGCCCACCCTTCCTTCCGGCGGCGCAGTTTCTTTGCCGGCAAGCCTTCCGAAGCCGAGAGCGTGACCGACGTGGTCTGGCTCAAGCCTGACGGCGCCGAGATGCGCCCCGAGGACTGGAGCGATACCAACGCCCGGTGCATCGCGATGTACATGTCCGGCGGCGGCATCGCCGACCGCGGGCCGCGGGGCGAGTCGCAGCACGACGACGATTTTCTGGTGCTGTTCAACGCGCACCACGACGAGATTTCATTCACGCTGCCGGCCGCACGGTATGGCGCATGGCGGTTGCTGCTCGATACCGCCAGCGGCACGCCGCCACCTGCCACCGAGGACGTGGCCGCGCTCGCGCCCGCTTGGTCGGAGCCGGCCTATCCGCTGCAATGCCGCTCGCTCGTGGTGCTGAGCCGGCCGGACGTCAGGCCATGA
- a CDS encoding alpha-1,4-glucan--maltose-1-phosphate maltosyltransferase, which yields MKKMFANPQMPTASRMPEVRDGNRRAVIDAILPSVDNGRFPVKCVVGELVRVKAHCFTDGHDVLRVQLCWRPHDKAEFREVPMKLLVNDVWEASFSPPALGRYYYTAVAWVDPFESWRHEMTRRVEADDVRIASQVGALEVAAAAERAEGADRQALARWATELDAVAAHPSSEVSTLKALALDEELAMLARRHPDRRHEVRFSVELPLEAERERARFSTWYELFPRSAGTTPGVHGTFRDVEARLPAIAAMGFDVLYFPPIHPVGRVQRKGPNNALASGPEDVGSPWAIGAAEGGHKAILPALGTAEDFRHLYAQAAAHGLEIALDIAFQCAPDHPYVKAHPDWFRWRPDGSVQYAENPPKKYQDIYPFNFESEDWRGLWAELRSVIEHWIGEGVRIFRVDNPHTKAFPFWEWTIGEIRREHPEVIFLAEAFTRPKVMHRLAKLGFSQSYTYFTWRNTKQELIEYFTELSTSPGVDYFRPNVWPNTPDILHEQLQGGEASVFMARLVLAATLSANYGIYGPAYELREHLPRSPGSEEYLDSEKYQLRHWNHDDPASLAPFIARVNRIRRENPALQRDRGLRFLPIDNEQLLAYAKTSEGGDNVIVTVVNLDAYNVQSGWLELDPKSLGVEPARTFQMHDLLSGQRFNWEGGRHFVRLDPHSVPAHIFVVRRRHGDERDFDYFL from the coding sequence ATGAAAAAAATGTTCGCAAACCCGCAGATGCCCACGGCTTCGAGAATGCCCGAAGTGCGCGACGGCAACCGGCGCGCGGTCATCGACGCCATCCTGCCATCGGTGGACAACGGCCGTTTCCCGGTCAAATGCGTGGTGGGAGAGTTGGTGCGCGTGAAGGCGCATTGCTTCACCGACGGCCACGACGTGCTGCGCGTGCAGCTGTGCTGGCGTCCGCACGACAAGGCCGAGTTCCGCGAAGTGCCGATGAAGCTGCTCGTCAACGACGTGTGGGAGGCCTCCTTCTCGCCGCCCGCGCTCGGGCGCTACTACTACACGGCGGTGGCGTGGGTCGATCCCTTCGAGTCGTGGCGCCACGAGATGACGCGCCGCGTCGAGGCCGACGACGTGCGCATTGCCTCGCAGGTGGGTGCGCTCGAGGTGGCCGCCGCCGCCGAGCGGGCCGAGGGCGCCGACCGGCAGGCGTTGGCACGCTGGGCCACCGAGCTCGATGCGGTGGCCGCACACCCGTCATCGGAGGTGTCGACCCTCAAGGCGCTGGCGCTCGACGAAGAGCTGGCCATGCTCGCGCGCCGCCACCCCGACCGGCGGCACGAGGTGCGATTTTCCGTAGAACTGCCGCTGGAGGCAGAGCGCGAGCGCGCGCGCTTCAGCACCTGGTACGAACTGTTCCCGCGCTCGGCAGGCACCACCCCGGGCGTGCACGGCACGTTCAGGGACGTGGAGGCCCGGCTCCCCGCCATCGCGGCCATGGGTTTCGACGTGCTCTACTTTCCGCCGATCCACCCCGTCGGCCGCGTGCAGCGCAAGGGGCCCAACAACGCGCTGGCCAGCGGGCCCGAGGACGTGGGGAGTCCCTGGGCCATCGGCGCGGCCGAAGGGGGGCACAAGGCGATCCTTCCGGCCCTTGGCACGGCGGAAGACTTTCGCCATCTCTATGCGCAGGCCGCGGCGCACGGGCTCGAAATTGCGCTCGACATCGCCTTTCAGTGCGCGCCCGACCATCCCTACGTGAAGGCGCATCCCGACTGGTTTCGATGGCGGCCCGACGGCAGCGTGCAGTACGCCGAGAACCCGCCCAAGAAGTACCAGGACATCTATCCCTTCAACTTCGAGAGCGAAGACTGGCGCGGCCTGTGGGCCGAGCTGCGCAGCGTCATCGAGCACTGGATCGGCGAGGGTGTGCGCATCTTCCGCGTCGACAACCCGCACACCAAGGCCTTTCCGTTCTGGGAATGGACCATCGGCGAAATCCGGCGCGAGCACCCGGAGGTGATCTTTCTCGCCGAGGCCTTCACGCGGCCCAAGGTGATGCACCGGCTGGCCAAGCTGGGCTTCTCGCAGTCGTACACGTACTTCACCTGGCGCAACACCAAGCAGGAGCTCATCGAATATTTCACCGAGCTTTCCACGTCGCCCGGCGTCGACTATTTCAGGCCCAACGTGTGGCCGAACACGCCCGACATCCTGCACGAGCAGCTGCAGGGCGGCGAGGCCTCGGTGTTCATGGCGCGGCTGGTGCTTGCCGCCACGCTGTCGGCCAACTACGGCATCTACGGCCCGGCCTACGAACTGCGCGAGCACCTGCCGCGCTCGCCCGGCAGCGAGGAATACCTCGACTCCGAAAAATACCAGCTGCGCCACTGGAACCACGACGACCCGGCCAGCCTGGCGCCATTCATCGCCCGCGTGAACCGTATCCGCCGCGAGAACCCGGCACTGCAACGGGACCGCGGCCTGCGCTTCCTGCCCATCGACAACGAGCAGCTGCTGGCATATGCCAAGACCTCGGAGGGCGGCGACAACGTGATCGTGACGGTGGTCAACCTCGATGCGTACAACGTGCAGTCGGGTTGGCTCGAGCTCGATCCGAAGAGCCTGGGCGTGGAACCTGCGCGAACCTTCCAGATGCACGACCTGCTGAGCGGCCAGAGGTTCAACTGGGAAGGCGGGCGGCACTTCGTCCGGCTCGACCCGCACAGCGTGCCCGCGCACATCTTCGTCGTCAGGCGGCGCCACGGCGACGAGCGCGACTTCGACTACTTCCTGTGA
- the treZ gene encoding malto-oligosyltrehalose trehalohydrolase translates to MRRIHEMPFGATVHGGGVDFALWAPSAGSVVLLHTPADGPAASHAMRRSADGWHRLTLADARHGDSYAYQLPDGTTMPDPASRFNPQDVHKPGQVVDPGRFEWTDAAWRGRPWHEAVVYELHVGTFTEEGTFHAARERLGELAELGITAVELMPLADFPGARNWGYDGVLQFAPDASYGTPDDLKALVGTAHALGLMVLVDVVYNHFGPEGNYLHACCPEFFNAAERTPWGSAINFDGPGSRTVRDFFIHNALYWVEEFHLDGLRMDAIHAIRDTSPKHIVQEIREALNAGPARQRHVHLVLENDANQASMLARDGNGQPIAGTAQWNDDLHHAVHTLATGERDGYYADYADDPPAGFARALAEGFIYQGQPSAFRGGERRGEPSTQLPPAAFVSYLQTHDQVGNRAFGERIHALGDPVLVRAAFACLLLSPHVPMFFMGDEFAASTPFLYFCDFGPELASAVAEGRRAEFGGFAAFADDAARARIPDPNANETFLASKLRWRERGSQPHFARLCEVQKLLDLRHRLLVPHFAGARRAGSHRCEEGVIRVEWELAGQRLHLIANLGGQQALQAAVPPGAVIYSAGATSDATGLRLDRGAVHATLEQTEGSAGG, encoded by the coding sequence ATGAGGCGCATTCACGAGATGCCCTTCGGTGCCACGGTGCACGGCGGGGGCGTCGATTTTGCGCTCTGGGCCCCCTCGGCCGGCAGCGTCGTGCTGCTGCATACGCCCGCCGACGGGCCCGCCGCATCGCACGCCATGCGGCGCAGCGCCGATGGCTGGCACCGCCTCACGCTCGCGGACGCGCGCCATGGCGACAGCTATGCCTACCAGCTGCCCGACGGCACCACCATGCCCGACCCGGCTTCGCGCTTCAATCCGCAAGATGTGCACAAGCCGGGCCAGGTGGTCGATCCGGGCCGCTTCGAATGGACCGACGCGGCGTGGCGCGGCCGCCCCTGGCACGAGGCCGTGGTGTACGAGCTGCACGTGGGCACCTTCACCGAAGAAGGCACTTTCCATGCCGCCCGCGAGCGGCTCGGCGAACTGGCGGAGCTCGGCATCACCGCCGTCGAACTCATGCCCCTCGCGGATTTTCCGGGTGCGCGCAACTGGGGCTACGACGGCGTGCTGCAGTTCGCCCCCGATGCCAGCTACGGGACGCCGGACGACCTCAAGGCGCTGGTCGGCACCGCGCATGCGCTGGGACTCATGGTGCTGGTCGACGTGGTCTACAACCACTTCGGGCCGGAGGGCAACTACCTGCATGCGTGCTGCCCCGAATTCTTCAACGCGGCGGAGCGCACGCCCTGGGGCTCCGCCATCAACTTCGACGGCCCCGGCTCGCGCACGGTGCGCGACTTCTTCATTCACAACGCGCTCTACTGGGTGGAAGAGTTCCACCTCGATGGCCTGCGCATGGATGCCATCCACGCCATTCGCGATACGTCTCCCAAACACATCGTGCAGGAGATCCGCGAGGCGCTGAACGCCGGTCCGGCGCGCCAAAGGCACGTGCACCTGGTACTCGAGAACGACGCCAACCAGGCCTCGATGCTCGCGCGCGACGGCAACGGCCAGCCCATTGCCGGCACCGCGCAGTGGAACGACGACCTTCACCATGCCGTGCACACGCTGGCCACCGGCGAGCGCGACGGCTACTACGCGGACTATGCCGACGACCCGCCGGCCGGCTTTGCGCGGGCACTGGCCGAGGGCTTCATCTACCAGGGTCAGCCGTCGGCATTTCGCGGCGGAGAGCGGCGGGGCGAACCCAGCACGCAGTTGCCGCCTGCCGCCTTCGTGTCTTACCTGCAGACCCACGACCAGGTGGGCAACCGCGCCTTCGGCGAGCGGATTCACGCACTGGGCGACCCGGTGCTGGTGCGCGCCGCGTTCGCCTGCCTGCTCTTGTCGCCGCACGTGCCCATGTTCTTCATGGGGGACGAGTTCGCGGCCTCCACGCCGTTCCTTTATTTTTGCGATTTTGGTCCTGAGCTTGCGTCGGCCGTGGCCGAAGGGCGCCGTGCGGAGTTCGGTGGCTTTGCGGCCTTTGCCGATGATGCGGCCCGCGCGCGCATTCCCGATCCCAATGCCAACGAGACCTTTCTTGCCTCGAAGCTGCGATGGCGCGAGCGCGGCTCGCAGCCGCATTTCGCGCGCCTGTGCGAGGTGCAGAAGCTGCTCGACCTGCGCCATCGCCTCTTGGTGCCGCACTTCGCGGGCGCACGCCGCGCGGGAAGCCATCGCTGCGAGGAGGGCGTCATTCGAGTCGAATGGGAGCTGGCGGGCCAGCGTCTTCATCTGATCGCCAACCTCGGCGGGCAGCAGGCCCTGCAAGCTGCGGTGCCGCCCGGGGCGGTGATCTACAGTGCGGGTGCCACATCCGACGCGACGGGCCTTCGGCTCGATCGCGGAGCGGTGCATGCGACGCTGGAGCAGACGGAGGGCAGCGCTGGTGGCTGA